In Phocoena phocoena chromosome 3, mPhoPho1.1, whole genome shotgun sequence, a single window of DNA contains:
- the GABRA6 gene encoding gamma-aminobutyric acid receptor subunit alpha-6, with translation MASPLPWLYIILWVENALGKLEDEGNFYSRNISRILDNLLEGYDNRLRPGFGGAVTEVKTDIYVTSFGPVSDVEMEYTMDVFFRQTWTDERLKFGGPAEILSLNNLMVSKIWTPDTFFRNGKKSIAHNMTTPNKLFRIMQNGTILYTMRLTINADCPMRLVNFPMDGHACPLKFGSYAYPKSEIIYTWKKGPLYSVEVPEESSSLLQYDLIGQTVSSETIKSNTGEYVIMTVYFHLQRKMGYFMIQIYTPCIMTVILSQVSFWINKESVPARTVFGITTVLTMTTLSISARHSLPKVSYATAMDWFIAVCFAFVFSALIEFAAVNYFTNLQTQKAKRKAQIAASPPVTIAKATEPLEAEIVLHPDSKYHLKKRITSLTLPIVPSSKASTVLTRAPILQSTPVTPPPLSPTFAGTSKIDQYSRILFPVAFAGFNLVYWIVYLSKDTMEVSSSVE, from the exons ATGGCATCGCCTCTGCCCTGGCTCTACATTATTCTATG GGTAGAAAATGCCCTAGGGAAACTGGAAGATGAAGGAAACTTCTACTCCAGAAACATCAGTCGGATCCTGGACAACTTGCTTGAAGGCTATGACAATCGGCTGCGACCGGGATTTGGAG GTGCTGTCACTGAAGTCAAAACAGACATTTATGTAACAAGTTTTGGGCCCGTGTCAGATGTGGAGATG GAGTATACAATGGACGTTTTCTTCCGCCAGACTTGGACTGATGAGAGGTTGAAGTTTGGGGGGCCAGCTGAGATTCTGAGTTTGAATAACCTGATGGTCAGTAAAATCTGGACACCTGACACTTTTTTCAGGAATGGCAAAAAATCAATTGCTCACAATATGACAACTCCTAACAAACTCTTCAGAATAATGCAGAATGGAACAATTCTATACACCATGAG GCTTACCATCAACGCTGACTGTCCTATGAGGCTGGTTAACTTTCCTATGGATGGGCATGCTTGTCCACTCAAGTTTGGGAGTT atgCTTACCccaaaagtgaaatcatatataCATGGAAAAAAGGACCACTTTACTCAGTGGAAGTCCCAGAAGAATCTTCAAGCCTCCTTCAGTATGATCTGATTGGACAAACAGTATCTAGTGAGACAATTAAATCTAACACAG GTGAATACGTAATAATGACAGTTTATTTCCACTTGCAAAGGAAGATGGGCTATTTTATGATACAGATCTATACTCCTTGCATTATGACGGTCATTCTTTCCCAGGTGTCTTTCTGGATTAATAAGGAGTCTGTTCCGGCCAGAACTGTCTTTG GGATCACCACTGTCTTAACCATGACCACTCTAAGCATCAGTGCCAGGCACTCCTTGCCAAAAGTGTCTTATGCGACCGCCATGGATTGGTTTATAgctgtttgctttgcttttgtctTCTCTGCTCTTATTGAGTTCGCAGCTGTCAACTACTTTACCAATCTTCAGACACAGAAGGCCAAAAGGAAGGCACAGATTGCAGCCTCACCCCCGGTGACAATAGCAAAAGCGACTGAACCCTTGGAAGCTGAGATTGTTTTG CATCCTGATTCCAAGTACCATCTGAAGAAAAGAATCACCTCTCTGACATTGCCAATAGTTCCATCCTCCAAGGCCAGCACAGTCCTCACAAGAGCTCCCATCTTACAGTCAACACctgtcacccccccacccctctctcctACCTTTGCGGGTACCAGTAAAATAGACCAGTATTCTCGGATTCTCTTCCCAGTTGCATTTGCAGGATTCAACCTTGTATACTGGATAGTTTATCTTTCCAAAGACACGATGGAAGTGAGCAGCAGTGTTGAATAG